From Cygnus olor isolate bCygOlo1 chromosome 7, bCygOlo1.pri.v2, whole genome shotgun sequence, a single genomic window includes:
- the WBP1L gene encoding WW domain binding protein 1-like isoform X8, translating into MGVNNQSYICETGHCCGQSQCCNYYYELWWFWLVWTIIIILSCCCVCHHRRTKHRLQAQQRQHEINLIAYREAHNYSALPFYLRFLPNYLLPPYEEVVNRPPTPPPPYSALHQQCVPAGSSSTIPDTPRNLQPAQSSSAAPSGNNSSTDNTGSPGLGDPEPSTAALVERAVAKMQSVEPGGTSTGAELVERASPEKDTECKEELLKGYSSESLEQSSAIPDAKDKTPGRQRRFTGDSGIEVCVCNRGHHDDDLKEFDGLIDDALDGPLDFCDSCSGRPHGDEEEGLFNAAEEQHREHSHHHLPRQPVCVLLNTINEQDSPNSRTNNSPS; encoded by the exons GGTTTTGGCTGGTGTGGACCATCATCATcattctcagctgctgttgtgtttgCCATCACCGACGCACCAAGCACCGTCTGCAGGCCCAGCAGCGGCAACATGAGATCAACCTGATCGCTTACCGGGAAGCCCACAACTACTCAGCCCTGCCCTTCTATTTAC GGTTTCTGCCAAATTATTTACTACCTCCCTACGAGGAAGTGGTGAACCGACCGCCAACCCCGCCACCGCCATACAGTGCCTTACATCAGCAGTGcgtcccagcaggcagcagtagCACAATCCCAGACACGCCAAGAaacctgcagccagcacagagcagctcgGCAGCACCCAGCGGCAATAACAGCAGTACTGACAACACCGGGTCGCCCGGCCTCGGGGACCCCGAGCCTTCCACCGCCGCGCTGGTCGAGCGAGCAGTTGCCAAAATGCAGAGCGTGGAGCCCGGTGGTACCAGCACGGGAGCTGAGCTAGTGGAGAGGGCCAGTCCCGAAAAGGATACGGAGTGCAAGGAGGAACTGCTAAAAGGTTACAGCTCTGAGAGCTTAGAGCAGAGCAGCGCGATTCCCGACGCGAAGGACAAGACGCCGGGCAGGCAGCGCCGCTTCACGGGCGACTCGGGCATCGAAGTCTGCGTATGCAACCGGGGCCATCACGACGACGACCTCAAGGAGTTCGACGGGCTCATCGATGATGCTCTCGACGGGCCCCTGGACTTCTGCGACAGCTGCAGCGGCCGCCCGCACGGGGACGAGGAGGAAGGGCTTTTTAATGCCGCGGAAGAGCAGCACCGTGAACACAGCCACCACCACCTGCCCCGGCAGCCGGTGTGTGTACTCTTGAACACAATAAATGAGCAGGACTCTCCAAACTCTCGTACCAATAACTCCCCCAGCTAA
- the LOC121072958 gene encoding steroid 17-alpha-hydroxylase/17,20 lyase, protein MLPLAALLLCLALLCAWGLARRRGPTGTGTGRLRSLPALPLVGSLLQLAGHPQLHLRLWRLQGRYGSLYGLWMGSHYVVVVNSYQHAREVLLKKGKAFAGRPRTVTTDLLSRGGKDIAFASYGPLWKFQRKLVHAALSMFGEGSLALEKIICQEAASLCETLSAAQDAALDMAPELTRAVTNVVCSLCFNSSYRRGDPEFEAMLEYSQGIVDTVAKESLVDIFPWLQIFPNKDLALLKKCLKVRDELLQQKFTEHKEAFCGDSVRDLMDALLQVRLSAENNSPPAPGLELTDDHLLMTVGDIFGAGVETTTTVLKWTVLYLLHYPEVQRRIQEEMDQKIGLARHPHLSDRPLLPYLEATISEVLRIRPVSPLLIPHVSLTDTSIGEYAIPKGARVVINLWSVHHDEKEWDKPEEFNPGRFLDEQGQHIHSPSPSYLPFGAGIRVCLGEVLAKMELFLFLAWVLQRFTLECPQDQPLPSLEGKFGVVLQVQKFRVKARLREAWRAAS, encoded by the exons ATGCTGCCGCTGGCcgccctgctgctgtgcctggccctgctgtgcGCCTGGGGGCTGGCACGCCGGCGGGGTCccacggggacggggacggggcggCTGCGGAGCCTGCCAGCCCTGCCGCTGGTGGGGAGCTTGCTGCAGCTGGccgggcacccccagctccacCTGCGGCTCTGGCGCCTGCAGGGCCGCTACGGCAGCCTCTACGGGCTCTGGATGGGCTCCCACTACGTGGTGGTGGTCAACAGCTACCAGCACGccagggaggtgctgctgaAGAAGGGGAAGGCTTTCGCCGGACGGCCCCGCACC GTGACCACGGACCTGCTGTCCCGGGGGGGCAAGGACATCGCCTTCGCCAGCTACGGCCCCCTCTGGAAGTTCCAGCGCAAGCTGGTGCACGCCGCCCTCTCCATGTTCGGGGAGGGCTCGCTCGCCCTCGAGAAGATCA TCTGCCAGGAGGCCGCGTCCCTATGCGAGACGCTCAGCGCCGCGCAGGATGCAGCCTTGGACATGGCCCCGGAGCTCACGCGAGCCGTCACCAACGTGGTCTGCTCCCTCTGCTTCAACTCCTCCTACCGGCGCGGGGACCCCGAGTTCGAGGCCATGCTGGAGTACAGCCAGGGCATCGTGGACACCGTGGCCAAGGAGAGCTTGGTGGACATCTTCCCCTGGCTCCAG ATCTTCCCCAACAAGGACTTGGCCCTGCTGAAGAAGTGCCTCAAGGTCAGGGAcgagctgctccagcagaagTTCACCGAACACAAG GAAGCCTTCTGTGGGGACAGCGTGAGGGACCTCATGGATGCCCTCCTGCAAGTGAGGCTCAGCGCCGAGAACAACAGCCCGCCGGCACCGGGGCTGGAGCTGACAGACGACCACCTCCTCATGACGGTGGGGGACATCTTTGGGGCTGGCGTGGAGACCACCACGACCGTGCTCAAGTGGACTGTGCTCTACCTCCTCCACTACCCTGAG GTCCAGAGGAGGATCCAGGAGGAGATGGACCAGAAAATCGGCCTGGCCCGTCACCCCCACCTCAGCGACCGCCCGCTGCTGCCCTACCTGGAGGCCACCATCAGCGAAGTGCTGCGCATCCGGCCCGTGTCCCCCCTGCTCATCCCACACGTGTCCCTCACCGACACCAG CATCGGGGAGTACGCCATCCCCAAGGGCGCCAGGGTCGTCATCAACCTCTGGTCCGTGCACCACGACGAGAAGGAGTGGGACAAGCCCGAGGAGTTCAACCCTG GCCGCTTCCTGGACGAGCAGGGCCAGCACATCCACTCGCCCTCGCCCAGCTACCTGCCCTTCGGGGCCGGGATCCGCGTGTGCCTGGGCGAAGTCCTGGCCAAGATGgagctgtttctcttcctggcctgggtgctgcagaggtTCACGCTCGAGTGCCCCCAggaccagcccctgccctcacTGGAGGGCAAGTTCGGCGTCGTGCTGCAGGTGCAGAAGTTTCGGGTGAAGGCCAGGCTGCGGGAGGCCTGGAGGGCGGCCTCGTGA
- the BORCS7 gene encoding BLOC-1-related complex subunit 7, with translation MAAGGAAEAQARFGHSVKGLLTEKVTSCGTDVIALTKQVLKGSRSAELLGQAARNMVLQEDAILHSEDSLRKMAIITTHLQYQQEAIQKNVEQSSNLRDQLSHLLK, from the exons atggcggcgggcggcgcggcggagGCCCAGGCGCGGTTCGGGCACTCGGTGAAGGGGCTGCTGACCGAGAAGGTGACGAGCTGCGGCACCGACGTCATCGCCCTCACCAAGCAGGTGCTGAAGGGCTCCCGCAGCGCCGAG ctcctggggcaggctgcGAGGAAcatggtgctgcaggaggacgCCATCCTGCACTCGGAGGAC AGTCTAAGGAAAATGGCCATAATAACCACTCACCTACAGTACCA GCAGGAAGCAATTCAGAAGAA TGTTGAGCAGTCATCGAACCTGCGGGACCAGCTGAGTCACTTGCTAAAATGA
- the AS3MT gene encoding arsenite methyltransferase: MAAPCGEQIPREQIPQEQIHREVQDYYGKELQKSEDLKTNACVTSARPVPKAIRDALERVHEEVVARYYGCGLIVPECLTACRILDLGSGSGRDCYLLSQLVGERGHVTGIDMTEGQVEVAKKHIAYHMEKFGYQKPNVDFLQGYMEKLGDAGLADESYDIVISNCVINLAPDKRAVLREAYRVLKPGGEMYFSDVYASQRLSEAVRKHRVLWGECLAGALFWGDLYSIAEEVGFSPPRLVTASPITIGDKELEGIVGDCRFVSATFRLFKVPGSSRAGPGQVIYNGGIVGHERELVFDANFTFKEGEAVDVDAETAAVLRSSRFAEEFLIRAGGADAAAPQGCCGGRVKEKICDPFLLLEKLAAPAPACGPAGTCGPRGCC, from the exons A TGGCTGCGCCGTGTGGGGAGCAGATCCCCCGCGAGCAGATCCCCCAGGAGCAGATCCACCGCGAGGTGCAG GATTACTATGgcaaagagctgcagaagtCGGAGGACCTGAAAACCAACGCTTGTGTCACCTCGGCCAGGCCGGTCCCCAAGGCGATCAGAGATGCTCTGGAGCGTGTCCATGAGGAGGTGGTGGCCAG GTACTATGGCTGTGGTCTCATCGTCCCCGAGTGCCTGACGGCATGCCGGATCCTGGACCTGGGCAGCGGCAGTGGCAGGGACTGCTACCTGCTGAGCCAGCTGGTTGGGGAGCGGGGCCACGTCACCGGCATTGACATGACCGAGGGCCAG GTCGAGGTGGCAAAGAAGCACATTGCGTATCACATGGAGAAGTTTGGCTACCAAAAGCCGAACGTGGACTTCCTCCAGGGCTACATGGAGAAGCTGGGTGATGCCGGGCTGGCTGATGAGAGCTACGATATTGTCAT ctctaACTGCGTGATCAACCTCGCCCCCGACAAGAGGGCCGTGCTGCGGGAGGCCTATCGCGTGCTGAAG CCCGGCGGAGAGATGTACTTCAGCGACGTCTACGCCAGCCAGCGCCTGAGCGAGGCCGTGAGGAAGCAcagggtgctgtggg GGGAGTGCCTGGCGGGAGCCCTGTTTTGGGGAGACCTGTACAGCATCGCTGAGGAGGTGGGCTTCAGCCCCCCGCGCCTGGTCACCGCCAGCCCCATCACCATCGGGGACAAGGAGCTGGAGGGCATCGTCG GGGACTGTCGCTTCGTTTCCGCCACATTTCGGCTCTTCAAGGTGCCGGGGAGCAGCCGTGCTGGGCCGGGCCAGGTCATCTACAATGGTGGGATCGTGGGACACGAGCGAGAGCTGGTGTTTGATGCCAACTTCACCTTCAAG GAAGGAGAGGCGGTGGATGTGGATGCCGAGACGGCCGCGGTACTGCGCAGCTCCAGGTTTGCGGAGGAGTTCCTCATCCGAGCCGGCGGGGCCGATGCCGCCGCaccccagggctgctgtggcGGGAGGGTGAAG GAGAAGATCTGCGaccccttcctgctgctggagaagctggcGGCCCCGGCTCCCGCCTGCGGTCCCGCTGGCACCTGcgggccccggggctgctgctga
- the WBP1L gene encoding WW domain binding protein 1-like isoform X7, whose product MRKCLLRGFKFLRSRARVQRMSLQNAFPLGSQTGFWLVWTIIIILSCCCVCHHRRTKHRLQAQQRQHEINLIAYREAHNYSALPFYLRFLPNYLLPPYEEVVNRPPTPPPPYSALHQQCVPAGSSSTIPDTPRNLQPAQSSSAAPSGNNSSTDNTGSPGLGDPEPSTAALVERAVAKMQSVEPGGTSTGAELVERASPEKDTECKEELLKGYSSESLEQSSAIPDAKDKTPGRQRRFTGDSGIEVCVCNRGHHDDDLKEFDGLIDDALDGPLDFCDSCSGRPHGDEEEGLFNAAEEQHREHSHHHLPRQPVCVLLNTINEQDSPNSRTNNSPS is encoded by the exons GGTTTTGGCTGGTGTGGACCATCATCATcattctcagctgctgttgtgtttgCCATCACCGACGCACCAAGCACCGTCTGCAGGCCCAGCAGCGGCAACATGAGATCAACCTGATCGCTTACCGGGAAGCCCACAACTACTCAGCCCTGCCCTTCTATTTAC GGTTTCTGCCAAATTATTTACTACCTCCCTACGAGGAAGTGGTGAACCGACCGCCAACCCCGCCACCGCCATACAGTGCCTTACATCAGCAGTGcgtcccagcaggcagcagtagCACAATCCCAGACACGCCAAGAaacctgcagccagcacagagcagctcgGCAGCACCCAGCGGCAATAACAGCAGTACTGACAACACCGGGTCGCCCGGCCTCGGGGACCCCGAGCCTTCCACCGCCGCGCTGGTCGAGCGAGCAGTTGCCAAAATGCAGAGCGTGGAGCCCGGTGGTACCAGCACGGGAGCTGAGCTAGTGGAGAGGGCCAGTCCCGAAAAGGATACGGAGTGCAAGGAGGAACTGCTAAAAGGTTACAGCTCTGAGAGCTTAGAGCAGAGCAGCGCGATTCCCGACGCGAAGGACAAGACGCCGGGCAGGCAGCGCCGCTTCACGGGCGACTCGGGCATCGAAGTCTGCGTATGCAACCGGGGCCATCACGACGACGACCTCAAGGAGTTCGACGGGCTCATCGATGATGCTCTCGACGGGCCCCTGGACTTCTGCGACAGCTGCAGCGGCCGCCCGCACGGGGACGAGGAGGAAGGGCTTTTTAATGCCGCGGAAGAGCAGCACCGTGAACACAGCCACCACCACCTGCCCCGGCAGCCGGTGTGTGTACTCTTGAACACAATAAATGAGCAGGACTCTCCAAACTCTCGTACCAATAACTCCCCCAGCTAA